caggtaaaaaaaaaaacaaaacttaaaagacCTTGTCTGGAGGAAACATTACTATCTTAATATCTTATCTTTAGTTGACATTGGTTTCAAACTTCTAAAACATATTACTATTTTCAGTGTCTTTGACATCGATGATGATACAATACCAACTCAGTTTCAAAACGGGTTTGCATTTCAAACCGCTGATGAACAGGTAAGTTAAAcgattctctcttctttttaggttggtttggtttggttttatatCTGAAGCAAGAAGTGTTAAAACAGGGTTTGAACTACGCGTTGGAGAGGGCAtttaatcactacaagaaagatgaagagaagtggATGAGACTGATGGAGAAAGTGATGAGCATAGACTTCAGCTGGGCATCATCGGCTACGCAATACGAAGAGCTCTACACGAGATCAGTGGCCAAAGCTAGAGCTTCTCCTAACCGCACGTGAGTTTTTTTCACGTGCCTCCTCATAGAGATTCTTTCTTGTAACACactcatatttattttgttattatatatatatatatatgatctgCTTTACTTGTTCATAATAGAATAACACTCTGGAGGTTGAATCACATTCAAAAGATTTATGCTCCCTATGTCTCATGAaaaatatgattacttatacattttttacacattaataaacatttctatCTCAATAATTCAACATGTATCATTTTCTCACACTAAACACAACCAAATATAATTACGAACATATACTAATCTAATCTTGAATAATCTTACCATCTATTTTACAACAACTTATACAAAAACTATGAACTAATCATATCTTAGAGTGTACCTTATAGAGTTACTGGTGTTTAGTGTCGCGAAACTAGAAGTCTCTTGACTATCTGCAACACTTTCCCAAGGGGTTGCAAATGGTGATGTCAAGAGAGGCTTAGGTGGGTACATGAATGGCTTCTAGACTCCCCTCTAACATCTCAACAACTTCTTTCATTGGTGGACGATCAGATGGACTGGTCTGAATACACCACAAACCAACCAATGCCCTATCTTCTCTTCTTGTTCCATTATATGATCTTTAGAAAAACTCATGGTTTCTTTCCTTTCTAGATCCTCATAGATCCAATCTGGAAAGTACATTGAAACGTTTTCGGATCTAGAGTTTCCAGCGCTTTCCATGTTCTTTGCcccaatcatctcaagaaccaCCATTCCATAACTATAAACATCTGATTTATGCGAAACTTCTCCAAACTTCTTGGAAAACACCTCAGGAGCAATGTACCCTACAGTCCCTCTCGCGTTTAGCAAGGATATGGCACTCTCTTTGTTTCTGCAGAGCTTAGCAAGACCGAAATCCGGGGCACAAATCTTCATCCATGAGTATATATTTTGTGGCTTTATATCGAAATGCACAATCTTTGATACACAACTATTGTGCAAGTACTCTAACCCATGAGCAACACCAAGCGCAATGTTGTATAAAACTTTCCAGTCCATTTTCGTCGACATAGTTTTGGAAATGAACTTGTAGAGCTATCAAATggtccgtccaaggctaaattgGGCTTGATAGTTGGACCATTTCAGTTTTAGGTAGTAATGGGTGGTCTATATTGGACAATGGTCCAAACAAATGTCAAAGACCAATAGAGACTATGTCCAAATGGGTATGCCCATGGACAcccaataatatttataattatttttcaattattagtttagattttatttctaaaattttgaaattatgtttactttccaaaattataaaagtattttttttcttgtcaaaactataaaactatgttttcccgccaaaaccgaaaaattgcgttttcccaccaaaaccaaaatttgcgttttcccgtcaaaaccgagaaattgcgttttcccgccaaaatccgagaaattacgttttcccgccaaaacaaaaaaattgcgTTTTCCTGCCTAAAccgaaaaattgtgttttcccgccaaaatccgAGAAgttacgttttcccgccaaaaccgagaaattgtgttttcccgttaaaaccgaaaaattacgttttcccgCCAGAAACCGAAAAAGTTGCGTTTTCCAGCCAAAAAtgaaaattgcgttttcccgccaaaactgagaaattgcgtttttatctgccaaaactgaaaaattatgTTTCCCGCAGAAACCAAGAAATTATGTTTCCCCTCAAAACCAAGaaattgtattttcccgccaaatttatgaaatacatttttccgtcaaaattgtGAAATTATGTTTTCTGTCAAAAtcgttaattttttattttaacgatAAAATCGTTTTCTGGATTAAATTGTAAaactatgttttgttttgttaaatttatGAAAGTATGTTTTAGGAAGCTCATGAATACCCATTG
The window above is part of the Brassica napus cultivar Da-Ae chromosome C8, Da-Ae, whole genome shotgun sequence genome. Proteins encoded here:
- the LOC106430615 gene encoding PR5-like receptor kinase — its product is MAPLPGEKRVSTALLVMVIIVAIALTVRAKNVRTKSDQNDANIEAAVMLKRYSYESVKKRTNSFAHVLGKGGSGTVCKGKLPDTSGRDIALKILKESKGDGEEFINELASMSRASHVNIVSLFGFCNEGSNRAIIYEFMPNGSLDKFIELYKFISKTMSTKMDWKVLYNIALGVAHGLEYLHNSCVSKIVHFDIKPQNIYSWMKICAPDFGLAKLCRNKESAISLLNARGTVGYIAPEVFSKKFGEVSHKSDVYSYGMVVLEMIGAKNMESAGNSRSENVSMYFPDWIYEDLERKETMSFSKDHIMEQEEKIGHWLVCGVFRPVHLIVHQ